From Chryseobacterium sp. IHB B 17019, one genomic window encodes:
- a CDS encoding T9SS type B sorting domain-containing protein, giving the protein MKKILSFLFIFYFFASTFAQLDREHWFAPMVDRTGNPNPYQKLYLSTNRTTPFPVSIYNNNVLIATVNISKGNPQKVDILRNYIITTLQADLFTPTTKGLYVKAEFPFYANLRFSVFNHAEIITSKGIPSTGKLFYAAHAPITVINPILNFMTSILATEDNTVVTISGYKPTVQFSNGTTGTTTPTMTFTLNKGQSYIIDGSGSNSGNSDGFIGAKIVATKPVNVTNGNFNGQYAGNFPSSSDILMDQAVPVDRLGNEFALVKGNGAITSNMEGALVVATEDNTEVRVNNELVPIAVLNTGEYFRIPGTKYQLQGNNHYNLYIKSTKNVYIYQILAGNSTGTGNEVATGGFNFIPALNCYLPKQINELGLIDENFVHSNGNPTGILNVPTKLNLITEKGAVVTVNGVTPPATTGPFDMTGTNNWVTYGIPNTTGTITIVSSKAITAGINAGSDAVGYGGFFAGFPTQPVILKSGGDCIPGIVLTIDPIIYDTYQWYINGNPIPGATSPSITPTQPGYYTCSVTMGSCAPLITEQFKVLNCTRQTAVTYDICSTKIITPTFTSSTQTPVPSTVAILTAPSLGTAVINPTTGVITYTVTTPGTTGTDTFTYTFCGNDPDFTDCETVTVTLNIQALITNNATLNACNNNGTGQGTFNLTTANVTGNSPVTITYYPTLIDAQNENPAALITPATAYNATHGTIVYAVVTNAIGCKSIAQITLNLFPYAQVTSNYTGVFCDEAVDGSVNVTLSDITAIVLSNPTYFTGVRYYANLADATAGNTNTLPNNWSYTTTTTIYIRVDSPDGCPPVIKPLIFTVGGKIPLIKTTHTETVCDDDLDGIKSINLTPYISLFTTDPLVTVTYHGSLADAQNDVAPIANPINFTGTQTIYIRFEKPGECPNIASITITIKIPKKSDILVDKIICPKTLTTLNAGPGFDSYLWSTGATTPSITNVPAGNYWVDLTVDGCTYRQHVTVTESPLPVITSIDINGTTVTIGVSGGTPPYQYSLNGVDWQDTNVFMNVPRGNHIIHVRDSRRCEEITRPFVIINLINTITPNLDGYNDAIDYSSLMNNDNVEFRIFDRYGAEIFRGSSANRFIWDGKITGRPVNTATYWYFISWTEFGGTTTVKYSSWLLVKNY; this is encoded by the coding sequence ATGAAGAAAATTCTATCCTTTTTATTTATATTTTATTTCTTCGCCTCTACATTTGCTCAATTGGATAGGGAACACTGGTTTGCGCCTATGGTAGACCGTACCGGAAACCCGAATCCTTACCAGAAATTATATCTTTCTACTAACCGTACGACTCCGTTTCCGGTAAGTATCTATAATAATAATGTTTTAATTGCTACTGTAAATATCAGCAAAGGAAACCCTCAAAAAGTTGATATATTAAGAAATTATATCATTACAACACTACAGGCCGACCTTTTTACGCCCACCACTAAAGGACTTTATGTAAAAGCGGAATTTCCGTTTTATGCCAATCTAAGGTTTTCTGTTTTCAATCACGCGGAAATCATTACTTCAAAAGGAATTCCTTCCACCGGAAAATTATTCTATGCTGCCCACGCTCCCATTACGGTCATTAATCCTATTTTGAATTTTATGACAAGTATCCTGGCAACGGAAGACAACACTGTAGTGACCATCTCAGGATATAAACCTACCGTACAATTCTCAAACGGGACCACTGGAACCACAACTCCGACCATGACTTTTACCTTAAATAAAGGTCAATCCTATATCATTGACGGAAGTGGAAGCAATTCGGGGAATTCTGACGGCTTTATCGGGGCTAAAATTGTCGCCACAAAGCCTGTAAACGTCACCAATGGGAATTTTAACGGTCAATATGCGGGAAATTTTCCCAGCAGCTCGGATATTTTGATGGATCAGGCTGTTCCGGTAGACAGATTAGGAAATGAATTTGCCCTGGTAAAAGGTAACGGAGCTATAACATCAAACATGGAAGGTGCTTTGGTGGTAGCAACCGAAGATAACACAGAAGTCCGCGTGAACAATGAGCTGGTTCCCATAGCAGTTTTAAATACCGGAGAATACTTCAGGATACCGGGTACCAAATATCAACTTCAAGGAAATAACCATTATAATTTATATATTAAAAGTACCAAAAACGTTTACATTTATCAGATTCTTGCAGGAAATTCCACTGGTACAGGTAATGAAGTGGCAACAGGCGGTTTTAATTTTATTCCTGCCCTTAACTGTTATTTGCCAAAACAGATTAATGAACTTGGTCTTATTGATGAAAACTTTGTTCATTCCAACGGTAATCCGACCGGTATTTTAAATGTTCCTACCAAATTAAATTTAATCACAGAAAAAGGCGCTGTTGTTACCGTAAACGGAGTTACACCTCCTGCGACAACGGGCCCTTTCGATATGACAGGAACCAATAATTGGGTTACTTACGGAATTCCGAATACAACGGGAACCATCACTATCGTTTCTTCCAAGGCAATCACAGCCGGTATCAATGCAGGAAGTGACGCGGTAGGATATGGTGGGTTCTTTGCCGGATTCCCGACTCAGCCTGTAATTTTAAAATCCGGAGGCGACTGTATTCCGGGAATTGTTCTTACAATTGACCCTATTATCTATGATACTTATCAATGGTATATCAACGGGAACCCTATTCCTGGAGCAACATCACCTTCAATAACGCCTACGCAACCGGGATATTACACCTGTTCTGTAACGATGGGAAGCTGCGCACCTCTTATAACTGAACAATTCAAAGTTTTAAACTGCACAAGACAAACTGCGGTAACTTATGATATCTGCAGCACTAAAATCATTACTCCTACTTTTACGAGTTCAACACAAACACCTGTTCCTTCGACGGTGGCTATTCTTACCGCACCTTCTTTAGGAACTGCAGTCATCAACCCTACAACCGGAGTAATTACCTACACAGTAACAACTCCCGGAACAACAGGAACCGATACTTTCACTTATACATTTTGTGGAAATGATCCAGATTTTACGGATTGCGAAACAGTAACCGTAACCCTAAACATCCAGGCTTTAATAACAAATAATGCTACCCTGAACGCTTGTAATAATAACGGAACAGGCCAGGGAACGTTTAATTTGACTACAGCAAATGTCACAGGTAACTCCCCGGTAACCATTACCTATTACCCTACCCTCATTGATGCCCAAAACGAAAATCCCGCGGCTTTAATTACGCCTGCTACAGCTTATAATGCTACTCACGGAACTATTGTTTATGCAGTGGTGACCAATGCAATCGGGTGTAAAAGTATTGCACAAATCACACTCAATTTGTTTCCTTATGCACAAGTGACCTCAAATTATACAGGGGTATTTTGTGATGAAGCTGTAGATGGTTCGGTAAATGTTACTTTATCAGATATTACAGCCATTGTTCTCAGTAACCCGACTTATTTTACGGGAGTGAGATATTATGCCAATTTAGCGGATGCTACCGCTGGAAACACCAATACACTTCCTAATAACTGGAGTTATACAACAACCACGACCATTTATATCAGAGTAGATTCTCCAGATGGTTGTCCTCCCGTTATCAAACCGCTTATATTTACAGTTGGCGGAAAAATTCCTTTGATAAAAACGACTCATACCGAAACGGTTTGCGATGATGACCTTGATGGAATCAAATCGATTAATCTTACTCCGTATATAAGCTTGTTTACTACAGATCCTTTGGTAACGGTGACCTACCACGGAAGTTTGGCAGATGCACAGAACGATGTAGCTCCAATAGCAAACCCAATAAATTTTACCGGTACACAAACCATTTACATAAGATTTGAAAAACCGGGAGAATGCCCCAATATTGCCTCCATCACAATCACTATTAAAATCCCGAAAAAGTCTGATATTTTAGTTGATAAAATTATTTGTCCTAAAACATTAACGACATTAAATGCAGGGCCGGGATTTGACAGTTATCTATGGAGTACGGGAGCCACTACACCTTCCATTACTAATGTTCCGGCAGGAAATTATTGGGTAGATCTTACTGTTGACGGCTGTACCTACAGACAACACGTAACCGTTACAGAGTCTCCACTTCCAGTTATCACTTCTATTGACATCAACGGAACTACCGTGACCATCGGGGTCAGTGGAGGAACTCCTCCTTATCAGTATTCTCTGAATGGTGTAGACTGGCAGGATACCAATGTCTTTATGAATGTTCCGAGAGGAAACCACATTATCCATGTACGTGATTCCAGAAGATGCGAAGAGATAACAAGGCCTTTTGTTATTATTAATTTAATAAATACCATTACACCAAACTTAGACGGCTACAACGATGCCATAGACTATTCTTCATTAATGAATAACGACAATGTAGAGTTCAGAATTTTTGACAGATACGGAGCCGAAATCTTCAGAGGTTCATCTGCCAACCGATTCATCTGGGACGGAAAAATCACAGGAAGACCCGTAAATACGGCAACTTACTGGTATTTCATCAGCTGGACAGAATTTGGCGGAACAACTACAGTAAAATATTCTAGCTGGCTTCTGGTAAAAAATTATTAA
- a CDS encoding DUF6759 domain-containing protein, with translation MKKILLLFSAILFVNLSAQKKGKDYSEILKSKNIYEINAFLRDAHPDDPRRSVLKPRVMDMMKEYIKNAQPGDTKVKQMQDWLAMLKRRPSTKISFEEMNAIIRQKQIAKYQKQLQMGQAAVVYTPSTPKNVFVAPTTPEVAKPTAAIPDAEASEFNMLMAENPVEHKNKTVKILNSLFDNDPNTKECIVMIENKSDCNIIVRMEGIGTTKYRLPVPAHGDNSIVVQKGDYLFTSIVCGAQYASQKTIQKALMVALGSSAKK, from the coding sequence ATGAAAAAGATACTTCTACTTTTTAGTGCCATATTATTCGTCAATCTTTCTGCCCAGAAAAAAGGAAAAGATTACAGTGAAATTTTAAAAAGTAAAAATATTTACGAAATCAATGCCTTTCTGAGAGATGCGCATCCTGATGACCCACGCCGGTCTGTCCTGAAACCCCGTGTAATGGACATGATGAAAGAGTACATCAAAAATGCACAACCCGGAGACACCAAAGTAAAGCAGATGCAGGACTGGCTTGCTATGCTTAAAAGAAGGCCTTCCACAAAAATATCTTTCGAGGAAATGAATGCTATCATCAGACAAAAACAGATAGCAAAATATCAGAAACAGCTCCAGATGGGACAGGCTGCCGTGGTCTATACACCAAGCACACCGAAGAATGTCTTTGTTGCCCCCACCACTCCTGAAGTTGCAAAACCTACCGCCGCAATTCCTGATGCAGAAGCCTCGGAATTCAATATGCTAATGGCGGAAAACCCGGTGGAACATAAAAATAAAACAGTAAAAATTCTTAATTCGCTTTTCGACAATGACCCGAATACCAAAGAATGTATTGTGATGATAGAGAACAAATCTGACTGTAATATCATCGTAAGAATGGAGGGAATCGGGACTACAAAATACAGACTTCCTGTTCCTGCGCACGGTGACAATTCTATTGTTGTACAAAAAGGAGATTACCTTTTTACAAGTATTGTGTGCGGAGCGCAATATGCATCTCAGAAAACAATTCAAAAGGCTTTAATGGTAGCGTTGGGAAGTTCGGCCAAGAAATAA
- a CDS encoding T9SS type B sorting domain-containing protein, producing MKRFLSFVLMLCAFNTLFAQRDTDHWFAPYYDVSTGGVYNHVLYFSTDATTPFEVKIYNNNTVIGTVNVSKGSPQTFALNANLIRTTAASSAAVPTNLGVYTKGDRPYFVSLRAAVSSHGEIITSKGKAGIGTKFYAAATPVTVAATDKNFTTGILATEDNTTVTVSGYDPNISFVNVPSPTPLTMTVNLNKGQSYILTGLSTTTPVNRDGFIGAKIESTKPISVTNGNANGFYATTTSSDGADLIMDQSVPTDRLGNEFAMVKSITTSSANMEGGIIIATENDTDIYLNDATTPVATIDEGEYYRILQSEYKDQGGGHSNLYVRTTKNVYLYQLVGAGSARNTGGYNYIPPLNCFLPRKIDEIGKINEMPNITSAITLKLNILTEVGAAVTVNGATPTAAQGPYPLTGNTQWVTYAITGITGNVTITSTKAVTAGVNGGYSSAGYGGYFAGFSSIPLIAKQTGDCIPGIILEVDDSYDTYQWFLNGTPIPGANSNTYSPTVAGNYTVRITVGSCPPAVTPVYKVFTCLHQSTKALTVCEGFKAIIPEFTNSTQSYVPSTVTIVTPPTNGTVIVDPSGVIGYTPNFGFTGTDTIVYKFCGNDPDFTDCEQVTLTLTVSESPVVTDASLRSCFIESNPATALFNLTTAAVTSQTGIVKQYYPSPTDAQNGTNEILNPTAYIAPNGVVYIKVSNANGCYRIAKVTLIVLPPVYSNILEDKIICIEDMTTLDAGPGFTAYEWSTGATTQSINNVGAGTYWVDLKTGTCVTRQTVKVYASEQPVISNIDISNNTVTVNVVGGTAPYQYSMDNINWQTSNVFTNVPRGNSMVYVKDDYNCEPIDVEITVPNLINVITPNGDGVNDVLDYSALSHKPNFVFNIYDRYGTKLHEGNKTSGYKWNGTVGGKKVSTGNYWFDLSWNEPNSKQTPIKYSGWIMVKNRE from the coding sequence ATGAAAAGATTTCTATCTTTTGTATTAATGCTCTGTGCATTTAATACACTCTTTGCACAAAGAGACACAGACCATTGGTTTGCCCCTTACTATGACGTTTCTACGGGCGGTGTCTACAATCACGTTCTTTATTTTTCTACGGATGCCACCACTCCGTTTGAAGTAAAGATTTATAACAACAATACTGTGATTGGAACCGTTAATGTCAGCAAGGGCTCACCACAAACTTTTGCTTTAAATGCAAATTTAATAAGAACAACCGCTGCATCAAGCGCGGCGGTGCCTACCAATTTGGGAGTTTATACCAAAGGTGACAGACCTTATTTCGTTTCACTGAGAGCTGCGGTGAGCTCGCATGGCGAAATCATCACCTCTAAAGGTAAAGCAGGTATCGGCACAAAATTTTATGCCGCAGCAACGCCGGTTACGGTAGCTGCGACAGATAAGAATTTTACGACCGGAATTTTAGCAACCGAAGACAATACCACGGTTACAGTTTCCGGATACGACCCGAACATTTCGTTTGTAAATGTACCGTCGCCAACTCCTTTGACCATGACCGTAAACCTTAATAAAGGACAGTCTTATATCCTTACAGGTTTATCTACAACCACTCCGGTAAACAGAGACGGTTTTATTGGTGCCAAAATTGAATCTACCAAGCCAATTTCCGTTACCAACGGTAATGCAAACGGATTCTATGCTACTACAACTTCTTCAGACGGTGCGGACCTCATCATGGATCAGTCTGTTCCTACAGACCGTCTTGGAAATGAGTTTGCCATGGTAAAAAGTATCACTACCAGTTCTGCCAACATGGAGGGCGGGATCATTATCGCCACAGAAAATGATACGGATATTTATTTAAATGACGCTACCACACCAGTTGCCACAATTGATGAAGGAGAATATTACAGGATTCTACAAAGTGAATATAAAGATCAGGGTGGAGGTCACTCCAATCTTTATGTGAGAACCACTAAAAATGTTTATTTATACCAATTGGTAGGTGCTGGATCGGCAAGAAATACAGGTGGTTACAACTATATCCCTCCATTGAATTGTTTTTTACCGAGAAAAATTGATGAAATAGGCAAGATTAATGAAATGCCTAATATTACCTCAGCAATTACTTTAAAACTTAATATTTTAACAGAAGTTGGCGCAGCCGTTACCGTAAACGGCGCAACACCTACTGCAGCCCAAGGTCCTTATCCGCTCACCGGAAATACACAATGGGTAACGTATGCCATCACAGGAATCACAGGAAATGTGACAATTACCTCAACAAAAGCAGTAACAGCCGGTGTGAACGGAGGGTACAGCTCAGCAGGATATGGTGGATATTTTGCAGGGTTTTCTTCTATTCCTTTAATTGCTAAGCAAACCGGAGACTGTATTCCGGGAATTATTCTTGAAGTAGATGACAGCTATGATACATACCAATGGTTCTTAAACGGAACTCCAATTCCGGGAGCAAATTCCAATACATACTCCCCTACAGTTGCAGGAAATTATACGGTAAGAATTACAGTAGGATCATGTCCTCCTGCAGTAACGCCTGTTTACAAAGTTTTCACATGTCTTCATCAGTCTACAAAAGCACTGACTGTTTGTGAAGGATTTAAAGCCATCATTCCGGAATTTACAAACTCTACACAGTCTTATGTACCGAGTACGGTAACCATTGTAACTCCACCTACAAACGGAACTGTGATTGTTGATCCTAGCGGAGTGATTGGCTACACACCCAACTTCGGCTTTACGGGAACTGACACGATTGTATACAAATTCTGTGGAAACGATCCTGATTTTACGGATTGCGAACAGGTAACTTTAACTTTAACCGTTTCTGAAAGCCCGGTTGTAACAGACGCATCATTAAGGTCTTGTTTTATTGAGTCTAATCCGGCAACAGCGCTATTTAATCTGACAACGGCGGCAGTTACAAGCCAGACAGGTATTGTAAAACAATATTACCCTTCTCCTACCGATGCCCAGAACGGCACCAATGAAATTTTGAATCCTACAGCTTACATAGCTCCAAACGGAGTGGTTTATATTAAAGTAAGCAATGCAAACGGGTGTTACAGAATAGCTAAGGTTACACTTATTGTTCTCCCTCCAGTCTATTCAAATATATTGGAAGATAAAATTATCTGTATTGAAGATATGACAACATTAGATGCAGGACCTGGTTTTACGGCTTATGAATGGAGCACCGGTGCAACTACCCAGTCCATCAACAATGTTGGGGCCGGTACATATTGGGTAGACCTGAAAACAGGAACTTGCGTTACAAGACAAACTGTAAAAGTATATGCTTCCGAGCAGCCTGTAATCTCAAATATTGATATTTCCAATAATACCGTTACGGTAAATGTAGTTGGGGGTACTGCTCCTTATCAATATTCAATGGATAATATCAATTGGCAGACCAGCAATGTATTTACCAATGTACCAAGAGGAAACAGTATGGTTTATGTAAAAGATGATTACAACTGTGAGCCTATTGATGTTGAAATTACCGTACCTAACCTCATCAATGTAATAACACCAAACGGAGACGGCGTAAATGATGTACTTGATTATTCTGCTTTATCCCATAAACCGAATTTTGTATTCAACATTTATGACAGATACGGAACAAAATTACACGAAGGAAACAAAACCAGCGGATACAAATGGAACGGTACTGTTGGAGGTAAAAAAGTTTCCACAGGAAATTATTGGTTCGATCTAAGCTGGAACGAGCCAAACAGCAAGCAAACACCGATAAAATATTCCGGATGGATCATGGTGAAAAACCGAGAATAA
- the trmB gene encoding tRNA (guanosine(46)-N7)-methyltransferase TrmB: MGKNKLARFAENKILPNVIQPTREEALSGFNLKGKWRTDFFKNDHPIILELGCGKGEYSVGLAKTFPEKNFIGIDIKGARFWFGAKEAVENGMNNVAFLRTQIELVDSFFGENEVDEIWITFPDPQIKYKRTKHRLTHPDFLNRYKKFLKPGGIVHLKTDSEFLHGYTLGLLQGLGYEILTAHHDIYGAPEYDPKTEHLRDIRTYYEELFSSKGKTITYIKFRIH, from the coding sequence ATGGGTAAAAATAAATTAGCAAGATTCGCAGAAAACAAGATATTACCGAATGTTATTCAACCAACAAGGGAAGAAGCTTTAAGTGGTTTTAACCTTAAGGGAAAATGGCGAACAGATTTCTTCAAGAATGATCACCCAATCATTCTTGAGCTAGGCTGTGGAAAAGGTGAATATTCGGTAGGTCTTGCTAAAACATTCCCTGAGAAAAATTTTATCGGTATTGATATCAAAGGGGCAAGATTTTGGTTCGGGGCTAAAGAAGCTGTTGAAAACGGCATGAACAATGTTGCTTTCTTAAGAACTCAGATTGAGCTTGTTGATTCTTTTTTTGGAGAAAACGAAGTAGATGAAATCTGGATCACATTCCCTGATCCGCAGATCAAATACAAGCGTACAAAACACAGACTGACCCATCCGGATTTTTTAAACAGATACAAAAAATTCCTGAAACCGGGTGGAATTGTTCACTTAAAGACAGATTCCGAATTCCTTCACGGATACACTTTAGGTCTATTACAAGGTCTTGGCTATGAAATACTTACTGCCCACCATGATATTTATGGAGCTCCAGAGTATGACCCAAAAACTGAGCATCTAAGAGATATCAGAACCTATTACGAAGAATTGTTTTCTTCCAAAGGAAAAACGATTACTTACATAAAATTTAGAATTCATTAA
- a CDS encoding T9SS type B sorting domain-containing protein — protein sequence MKKQFYFLLLLVFTFIKISAQRDTEHWFAPFSAANLSSTAKQALYLSTDSATPFDVTIYNNNVVLGTVSISKGNPQVYNITAADMIGSSAADLFTVGTKGLYLKGTKPFFATFRFVVPAHGEILTSKGKAGVGTKFYAVVAPITNSTSGMNFTTGILATEDNTTVTVSGYDSAVVFTNGTTATTTPSFSITLNKGQSYIIEGRGNQPGNATGFIGAKITSDKPVSVTNGNFLGEYNIGTPLTGGDIVMDQSVPTDRLGKEFVIVKGYGNISAKTEDVLIVATEDDTEIYVNDNLAPVATIDEGEHYRVNEPNNTNYIDQGSGHYNMYVKTTKNAYVYQLLAGTATSSATIGFNYIPPLNCLLPRKIDEIGNIEMLPQSTNNIKLNILTEKGAAVTVNGVTPTAAQGPYDVTGTMDWVSYSLTGVTGNVTIISTKAVTAGIAGGSGVVGYGGYFAGFSSVPAISKTGDCVPGVVLETGDSFETYQWYLNGVPIPGANTYTYTPMQPGDYTVKVGMGGCFVTTPIYSLDSCYEQVTVSSVVCEAKKTIIPKFTNHTVAFIPSSVQIDVAPTHGTATIDAAGTITYTATPNYVGSDVIVYHFCANPTTGVGCEQVTLNLSVDPNPTVQNASLRACYIESNPSKASFNLESAAVTSQFGVTKLYYPTMADLTNGTNVITSTLNYISSNTKVYVKVTNSNGCFSIAEITLTVLPPVKSTVLTDKIICIENKATLDAGPGFDGYEWNTGATTQAITVPVGAYWVKLKTGECYTTQDVKVFAAEQPVISNLDIKNNTITVTVIGGTAPYKYSLDGVTWQDSNFFGNLPRGENSIYVKDFYNCEPIDVTVTVPNLLNAITPNGDNRNDYIDYSELSYKKNLVFNIFDRYGNKVHQANQFSAYKWDGTMYGKKVPTATYWYEITWTEPNKAQTQIKYSGWILVKNVE from the coding sequence ATGAAAAAACAATTCTACTTTTTACTTTTACTTGTTTTTACATTCATAAAGATTTCGGCGCAGAGAGATACGGAACATTGGTTTGCACCCTTTTCAGCAGCTAATTTATCTTCTACCGCCAAACAAGCATTATATCTATCAACGGACTCTGCAACACCGTTTGATGTTACTATTTACAATAACAATGTGGTGCTTGGGACTGTTTCCATAAGCAAGGGAAACCCTCAGGTATATAATATCACTGCCGCAGATATGATTGGTTCTTCAGCTGCAGATCTTTTTACTGTAGGAACTAAAGGATTATATTTAAAAGGAACAAAACCTTTCTTCGCGACGTTCAGATTTGTGGTTCCGGCGCATGGTGAAATTTTAACATCAAAAGGAAAAGCCGGCGTTGGTACAAAATTTTATGCTGTTGTAGCTCCTATTACCAACTCCACCTCCGGTATGAATTTTACAACGGGAATTCTGGCAACAGAAGATAATACTACCGTTACCGTTTCAGGGTATGATTCCGCTGTTGTTTTCACAAATGGTACTACTGCAACGACAACTCCAAGCTTTTCAATTACTTTAAATAAAGGACAATCATACATTATCGAAGGAAGAGGAAATCAGCCGGGAAATGCAACCGGTTTTATTGGTGCTAAAATCACTTCGGATAAGCCGGTTTCTGTTACCAACGGAAACTTTTTGGGAGAATACAATATTGGGACACCACTTACGGGTGGAGATATTGTAATGGATCAATCCGTTCCCACCGATAGACTAGGAAAAGAATTTGTCATTGTAAAAGGTTATGGAAATATTTCAGCTAAAACAGAAGATGTTCTGATTGTAGCTACAGAAGATGATACCGAAATCTATGTAAACGACAATCTGGCTCCCGTTGCCACCATTGATGAAGGTGAACATTACCGCGTAAACGAACCTAATAATACCAACTATATCGATCAGGGAAGTGGCCATTACAATATGTACGTAAAAACAACCAAAAATGCCTACGTTTACCAGCTTCTTGCCGGAACAGCAACTTCCAGCGCAACAATTGGTTTTAATTATATTCCTCCGCTCAACTGCCTATTACCTAGAAAAATTGATGAAATCGGGAATATTGAAATGCTTCCCCAGTCTACAAATAATATTAAATTAAATATCTTAACAGAAAAAGGCGCGGCTGTAACAGTAAACGGTGTTACACCTACTGCAGCTCAAGGGCCTTATGACGTAACGGGAACGATGGATTGGGTTTCCTATTCATTGACGGGAGTTACCGGAAATGTCACGATTATTTCCACTAAAGCCGTTACTGCGGGAATTGCAGGAGGAAGCGGTGTTGTAGGATACGGTGGATATTTTGCGGGATTCTCCTCAGTTCCGGCCATCAGCAAAACCGGCGACTGTGTTCCGGGAGTGGTATTGGAAACAGGTGACAGTTTTGAAACTTATCAATGGTACCTTAATGGAGTTCCTATTCCTGGAGCGAATACATACACTTACACGCCGATGCAGCCGGGAGATTATACCGTAAAAGTGGGTATGGGAGGATGTTTTGTAACGACACCTATTTATTCGTTGGATTCTTGTTATGAACAAGTTACAGTATCATCAGTTGTCTGCGAAGCAAAAAAAACAATCATTCCGAAATTTACGAATCATACCGTAGCATTTATTCCGAGTTCGGTTCAGATTGATGTTGCTCCGACTCATGGTACGGCGACAATTGATGCCGCAGGAACTATTACCTACACGGCAACTCCTAACTATGTAGGAAGTGATGTAATAGTATATCATTTCTGTGCAAACCCGACAACAGGAGTAGGATGTGAGCAGGTAACTTTAAATTTATCAGTAGATCCAAATCCTACTGTGCAGAACGCAAGTTTAAGAGCATGCTATATCGAATCAAATCCGAGTAAAGCTTCATTCAATCTTGAAAGCGCTGCTGTTACGTCACAATTTGGTGTTACCAAACTGTATTACCCTACTATGGCGGACCTTACCAATGGGACAAATGTTATTACAAGCACTCTGAATTATATCTCATCCAATACAAAAGTTTATGTAAAGGTAACCAACTCAAACGGGTGTTTCAGTATTGCAGAAATTACCCTGACAGTACTTCCTCCGGTAAAATCTACCGTTTTAACCGATAAAATTATCTGTATTGAAAATAAAGCAACACTAGATGCGGGGCCGGGATTTGATGGCTATGAATGGAACACCGGAGCTACAACTCAAGCGATCACGGTACCTGTGGGAGCCTATTGGGTAAAACTGAAAACAGGTGAATGCTACACTACACAAGATGTAAAAGTTTTTGCCGCAGAACAGCCAGTAATTTCGAATCTTGATATTAAAAATAATACCATTACTGTTACTGTAATCGGAGGAACAGCACCTTATAAATACTCTTTGGACGGCGTTACATGGCAGGATTCAAACTTCTTTGGAAATCTTCCGAGAGGTGAAAACAGTATTTATGTAAAAGATTTTTATAATTGTGAGCCGATAGACGTCACCGTTACCGTTCCTAATCTTCTGAATGCCATCACTCCGAATGGAGACAACAGGAATGACTATATTGATTATTCGGAATTATCATACAAGAAAAATCTTGTATTCAATATCTTCGACAGGTACGGAAATAAGGTGCATCAGGCAAACCAGTTTAGTGCCTACAAATGGGACGGAACCATGTATGGCAAAAAAGTTCCTACCGCAACTTATTGGTATGAGATCACCTGGACAGAGCCAAATAAGGCGCAAACTCAAATAAAATATTCCGGCTGGATCCTCGTAAAAAATGTGGAATAA